Proteins encoded within one genomic window of Akkermansiaceae bacterium:
- a CDS encoding histidine phosphatase family protein — MASILLAMACEAGEKPGGLKIYYLRHAQSGHNVLKDWEEIPKEKRPAYVGNSDTFSDLGWAQAGLVPDKLKGFHFDYIAVSPKWRTRNTILPYLKKEARKGEIWPELSEVSPELDKGSFKVEFKGELFRGKELELPEDEKGFFVVGPEDKLTYKRPKDEEERKVEALELAKRTIGRIRKQFGGTSKAVLLVGHENSGTNFLRALTGDFKRDIEIDNTGLWLAEEQPDGTFRITLENGKPVEK, encoded by the coding sequence ATGGCTTCCATCCTTCTGGCGATGGCCTGTGAAGCGGGTGAGAAGCCGGGGGGATTGAAGATCTATTACCTGCGCCATGCGCAGTCCGGGCACAACGTGCTCAAGGATTGGGAGGAGATCCCGAAGGAAAAGCGGCCGGCGTATGTGGGGAACTCGGATACTTTTTCCGACCTGGGGTGGGCGCAGGCGGGCTTGGTGCCGGATAAGTTGAAGGGCTTCCATTTCGACTACATTGCGGTCAGTCCGAAATGGCGCACGAGGAACACGATCCTGCCTTACTTGAAAAAAGAAGCCAGGAAGGGCGAGATCTGGCCGGAACTCAGCGAGGTGAGCCCGGAACTCGACAAAGGATCCTTCAAGGTGGAGTTCAAAGGCGAGCTGTTCCGGGGGAAGGAACTGGAACTGCCGGAAGATGAAAAAGGATTCTTCGTGGTGGGGCCGGAGGACAAGCTGACCTACAAGCGTCCGAAGGATGAGGAGGAAAGGAAGGTGGAGGCGCTTGAACTGGCGAAGCGGACCATCGGGCGGATCAGGAAGCAGTTCGGAGGAACCTCCAAGGCTGTCCTGCTGGTGGGGCATGAGAACTCGGGCACGAATTTCCTCCGGGCGCTCACGGGCGATTTCAAGCGGGACATCGAGATCGACAACACCGGTCTCTGGCTGGCGGAGGAGCAGCCGGACGGAACCTTCCGGATCACTCTCGAAAACGGAAAGCCGGTGGAGAAGTGA
- a CDS encoding sn-glycerol-1-phosphate dehydrogenase, with the protein MGGEVVKDFRSFLGNETKDLRIGPGVIGEVAEVFRRNFPGKAAILIADPKTLIFAREAERRLEEGGCGCAALHLLEDPELYAEHRFVEEIHGFLAGCDGVPVAVGSGTINDLVKLASHRLGRPYLCIATAASMDGYTAFGASITFEGSKQTFSCPAPAAVMADIGIMATAPAEMGASGYADLLSKVTAGADWILADALEEEAIDHRAWDIVQGGLRDALGDPEGVRGADLKALEALTEGLMLGGFAMQWHRSSRPASGAEHQFSHLWDMQHHTHNGKAPSHGFKVGVATLAVTALYEALLDLPLEEIDADAAAEAWPETEVLAERIRELFPDEELQEIAVKEGLLKHVPRETVRAQVGLLRKQWPELREKLRGQLIPFAEIRHMLEEAGAPTEPEEIGISRSRLRRSFDLAYFIRRRFTVLDLARRAGLLEPCLERLFGPEGIWPENGGRQNQNP; encoded by the coding sequence ATGGGAGGGGAAGTTGTGAAGGACTTCCGGAGTTTTCTCGGCAATGAAACCAAGGATCTGAGGATCGGGCCAGGGGTCATCGGAGAAGTGGCGGAGGTGTTCCGGCGGAATTTCCCCGGAAAAGCGGCGATTTTGATCGCGGACCCAAAGACACTGATCTTTGCAAGGGAAGCGGAACGGCGGCTGGAGGAAGGAGGCTGCGGATGTGCGGCGCTGCATCTGCTGGAGGATCCGGAACTTTACGCGGAGCATCGTTTCGTGGAGGAAATCCACGGGTTCCTGGCAGGATGTGACGGGGTGCCGGTGGCGGTGGGGTCCGGCACGATCAATGATCTGGTGAAACTGGCTTCCCACCGGCTGGGGCGACCTTACCTCTGCATTGCCACCGCGGCATCGATGGATGGCTACACCGCCTTTGGTGCATCCATCACCTTCGAGGGATCGAAGCAGACCTTCTCCTGCCCCGCGCCAGCGGCGGTGATGGCGGATATCGGGATCATGGCCACCGCGCCGGCGGAGATGGGTGCATCCGGCTACGCGGATCTTTTGAGCAAGGTAACGGCCGGTGCGGACTGGATCCTCGCGGACGCACTGGAGGAGGAAGCGATCGACCACAGGGCTTGGGATATTGTCCAGGGAGGTCTGCGGGATGCGCTGGGCGATCCGGAAGGAGTAAGAGGGGCGGATCTGAAGGCTCTGGAGGCTCTCACGGAGGGATTGATGCTCGGAGGCTTCGCCATGCAGTGGCACCGCAGCAGCCGGCCCGCATCCGGTGCGGAGCACCAGTTCAGCCACCTGTGGGACATGCAGCACCATACCCACAACGGCAAGGCTCCCAGCCATGGTTTCAAGGTCGGCGTTGCGACGCTGGCGGTGACCGCGCTTTACGAAGCTCTGCTCGATCTGCCGCTGGAAGAGATCGACGCGGATGCGGCGGCGGAAGCATGGCCGGAGACAGAGGTTTTGGCGGAGAGGATCCGGGAGCTTTTTCCGGATGAGGAGCTGCAGGAGATCGCGGTGAAGGAAGGCTTGCTCAAGCATGTCCCGCGGGAAACCGTGAGGGCGCAGGTCGGACTACTGCGGAAGCAGTGGCCGGAACTCAGGGAAAAGCTGCGCGGCCAGCTCATTCCTTTCGCGGAGATCAGGCACATGCTTGAGGAAGCCGGGGCGCCGACAGAGCCGGAGGAGATCGGCATCTCCCGGAGCAGGCTGCGGCGGAGCTTCGATCTGGCGTATTTCATCCGCAGGCGTTTCACCGTGCTGGATCTGGCGCGGAGGGCGGGCTTGCTGGAGCCTTGCCTGGAGCGTCTGTTCGGTCCGGAGGGCATCTGGCCGGAGAACGGCGGGAGGCAAAATCAAAATCCCTGA
- a CDS encoding ribulokinase: MNFTLGLDFGTNSVRAVVVDVSDGREIGTGVCGYASGVQGILLDGKDPHLARQSPMDHLEGLKEAIRGALLQAGEYPDFKAENIGGIGVAATGSSPLPVDARNVPLAFHDGWKDHLDAQCWLWKDHTARVEAEEITRLALEVRPEYVRACGGVYLSEWFWAKIWHCLHVSPEIFHAAFSWVELADWIPSVLAGVEDPLRIQRGVCSAGHKALYSDQWGGLPDGAFLRALDPALEALRDRLYQKAHDASRPAGSLCAEWAETLGLREGISIAIGKSDVHYGAIGCGVKPGRLVKVIGTSSCDCCVLPVGGGFPDIPGICGVVEGAILPGFYGLEAGQSAVGDIFKWWIEKVCGGDDVLYRRISEEAAALEPGESGVVALDWNNGNRNLLADPMLGGLLVGQTLHTTRGEIYRALMEATAFGARMIINRLREHGVVVEELVCAGGIAEKNAVAMSILSDVLGVEIHVPETRQACALGAAISAASAAGFHKDLSAARDAMGSRSVPAFRPDPRRMLAYDRLFTLYRTLHDAFSGTGRETDVSRVMKDLIALRNTG, from the coding sequence ATGAACTTCACCCTTGGGCTCGACTTCGGAACCAACTCCGTCCGCGCGGTGGTGGTGGACGTTTCCGATGGCCGGGAGATCGGCACGGGAGTGTGCGGCTATGCCAGTGGGGTGCAGGGCATCCTTCTGGACGGAAAGGATCCCCATCTGGCGCGGCAGAGTCCGATGGACCATCTGGAAGGTCTGAAAGAGGCGATCCGAGGGGCGCTGCTGCAGGCGGGGGAGTATCCGGATTTCAAGGCGGAGAATATAGGTGGCATCGGTGTGGCGGCCACCGGTTCCAGTCCGCTGCCGGTGGATGCCCGGAATGTTCCGCTGGCTTTCCATGATGGATGGAAGGATCACCTGGATGCCCAGTGTTGGTTGTGGAAAGACCACACCGCGCGGGTGGAAGCGGAGGAGATCACGCGCCTGGCGCTGGAGGTGCGGCCGGAGTATGTCCGTGCGTGCGGCGGAGTCTATCTGTCCGAGTGGTTCTGGGCGAAGATCTGGCACTGCCTCCATGTGTCGCCGGAGATCTTCCACGCGGCATTCAGTTGGGTGGAGTTGGCGGACTGGATCCCCTCCGTGCTCGCGGGCGTGGAGGATCCATTGCGGATCCAGCGTGGCGTCTGCTCGGCCGGACACAAGGCGCTCTATTCGGACCAGTGGGGTGGGCTGCCGGACGGCGCGTTCCTGCGTGCGCTGGACCCGGCCTTGGAAGCCCTGCGGGACAGGCTCTATCAGAAAGCGCACGACGCGAGCCGCCCAGCGGGTTCATTGTGTGCGGAGTGGGCGGAGACGCTCGGCCTGCGGGAAGGCATTTCCATCGCCATCGGAAAGTCCGACGTGCATTACGGGGCGATCGGCTGTGGGGTGAAGCCGGGGCGGTTGGTGAAGGTGATCGGCACCTCGTCCTGCGACTGCTGTGTGCTGCCGGTGGGTGGAGGGTTTCCGGACATCCCGGGCATCTGCGGGGTGGTGGAAGGGGCCATCCTTCCCGGTTTCTACGGGCTGGAGGCGGGGCAGTCCGCCGTGGGCGACATCTTCAAATGGTGGATCGAGAAAGTCTGCGGTGGGGATGACGTGCTCTACCGCCGGATCTCGGAGGAAGCCGCGGCATTGGAACCCGGGGAGTCAGGCGTGGTCGCGCTGGACTGGAACAACGGCAACCGCAACCTCCTCGCGGACCCCATGCTCGGCGGGCTGTTGGTCGGGCAGACGCTGCACACCACGCGGGGCGAGATCTACCGCGCGCTCATGGAGGCCACGGCCTTCGGGGCGAGGATGATCATCAACCGCCTGCGCGAACACGGTGTGGTGGTGGAGGAACTGGTGTGTGCGGGAGGCATCGCGGAAAAGAACGCCGTGGCGATGAGCATCCTCTCCGATGTGCTGGGTGTGGAAATCCATGTGCCGGAGACGCGGCAGGCCTGTGCGCTCGGTGCTGCCATCTCCGCCGCGTCCGCCGCCGGTTTCCACAAGGACCTCTCTGCCGCCCGGGATGCCATGGGCTCCCGCAGTGTGCCGGCGTTCCGTCCGGACCCGCGGCGGATGCTGGCGTATGACCGGCTCTTCACGCTCTATCGCACCCTGCATGACGCGTTTTCCGGAACCGGCCGGGAGACGGATGTCTCGCGGGTGATGAAGGATCTCATCGCTTTGCGGAATACGGGGTGA
- a CDS encoding MFS transporter — protein sequence MTERLKPEHRRWIILVMIFFAIVLNYFDRQIVSILKPVLKSEFGMGDPDYALLVNVFTVCYAVMYPAAGWLVDRFGAGVMLFTGLLTWSAACLGAGLTRSFGSFLVFRGMLGLAEPTAFPAQLRVVTTWFPSTLRGTVNSLCVAGGTAGAIMAPPVVAWITLRYNWHMAFIIPAVLGLVLAVGWKLLYRNPPPEIEREAALGTPSEGGKFTWPQLWKTRSLWAILACRFVSDPVWYFCLFWLPGYLQEESGLTLAQIGMVGWIPFLAADIGGVGTAAWSDRMVKRGRGTLEARKIMLVTVAALAPVCALTPRFSGALTTLVIFSVVGAVCLSWLFSMSVVIAEAFPRENAASVLGIAGGFGAAGAMLFNHQVGQMIAGVGAPTLFLVMACLHPIAALILWAGVRRERPAPSTTILSNPATP from the coding sequence ATGACGGAACGACTGAAACCGGAACACCGCCGCTGGATCATCCTCGTGATGATCTTCTTCGCCATCGTGCTCAACTACTTCGACCGGCAGATCGTTTCCATCCTGAAGCCGGTGCTGAAGTCGGAGTTCGGGATGGGGGATCCGGATTACGCGCTGCTGGTGAACGTCTTCACCGTCTGCTACGCGGTGATGTATCCCGCGGCCGGGTGGTTGGTGGACCGCTTCGGTGCGGGGGTGATGTTGTTCACCGGGTTGCTCACCTGGTCGGCGGCGTGCCTTGGCGCGGGGCTCACGCGTTCCTTCGGCTCGTTCCTTGTGTTCCGCGGAATGCTGGGGCTGGCGGAACCGACGGCGTTCCCCGCGCAGCTGCGCGTGGTGACCACGTGGTTCCCCAGCACGCTGCGCGGCACGGTGAACAGCCTGTGCGTGGCGGGCGGCACTGCGGGAGCCATCATGGCGCCGCCGGTGGTCGCATGGATCACACTGCGCTACAACTGGCACATGGCTTTCATCATCCCCGCCGTGCTGGGGCTGGTCCTTGCGGTCGGCTGGAAGCTGCTCTACCGGAATCCTCCGCCGGAGATCGAGCGGGAGGCGGCACTCGGCACTCCCTCGGAGGGAGGGAAATTCACTTGGCCCCAGCTCTGGAAGACGCGCAGCCTGTGGGCCATCCTCGCGTGCCGGTTTGTCAGTGATCCGGTGTGGTATTTCTGCCTGTTCTGGCTGCCGGGTTACCTTCAGGAGGAGTCCGGACTCACCCTCGCGCAGATCGGCATGGTCGGCTGGATCCCGTTCCTGGCCGCCGACATCGGCGGGGTGGGCACCGCCGCATGGTCCGACAGGATGGTGAAGCGCGGCAGGGGCACCCTGGAGGCCCGCAAGATCATGTTGGTGACGGTGGCCGCACTTGCGCCGGTGTGTGCGCTCACTCCACGTTTTTCCGGGGCGCTGACCACGTTGGTCATCTTCAGCGTGGTGGGAGCGGTCTGCCTGAGCTGGTTGTTTTCCATGAGTGTGGTCATCGCGGAGGCCTTCCCAAGGGAAAACGCTGCCAGCGTCCTGGGGATCGCGGGCGGCTTCGGCGCGGCGGGTGCGATGCTGTTCAACCACCAGGTGGGCCAGATGATCGCCGGTGTGGGTGCGCCCACCCTGTTCCTGGTCATGGCGTGTCTCCACCCCATCGCCGCCCTCATCCTGTGGGCCGGCGTGAGGCGCGAACGCCCGGCTCCTTCCACCACCATTCTTTCCAACCCCGCCACCCCATGA
- a CDS encoding endonuclease/exonuclease/phosphatase family protein: protein MNLKTILKMIALGGLISFSTAQAEETPEISVRVMSCNIRVDFLPEDAASGNDWKSRRDLCLEVIRSRKPDIVCAQEVLRGQYGDLLAGLPGFTGFGFEGPEMDGKDEGYHGIGKNPILFRQDRFELVASGTYWLSPTPHIPGSIAEGGYRARHANWVRLKDKGTGRQFRVLNVHLDSGPGMAPVREKQIAMVMEEAAVYPAEFSQILAGDLNSRAAARVHEIIRAAGWTDARLQAPGPPAEESSAHAFGTSDKGSTPIDYIYTRNAKKVASWEIVKDSKEGRYPSDHYFLSAELKL from the coding sequence ATGAATCTGAAAACGATTTTGAAAATGATTGCCCTCGGAGGGCTGATTTCCTTTTCCACGGCCCAGGCGGAGGAAACGCCGGAGATTTCCGTGCGCGTCATGTCCTGCAACATCCGGGTGGACTTCCTGCCGGAGGATGCCGCTTCCGGAAATGATTGGAAAAGCCGCCGGGATCTTTGCCTGGAGGTCATCCGTTCGCGGAAGCCGGACATCGTCTGTGCCCAGGAAGTGCTGCGCGGCCAGTACGGGGATCTCCTGGCCGGGTTGCCGGGGTTCACCGGATTTGGTTTCGAGGGACCGGAAATGGACGGCAAGGATGAGGGCTACCACGGCATCGGCAAGAATCCGATCCTCTTCCGGCAGGATCGCTTCGAACTGGTGGCGTCCGGCACTTACTGGCTTTCCCCGACACCGCATATCCCCGGCTCCATCGCGGAAGGCGGCTACCGGGCGCGCCATGCGAACTGGGTGCGGCTGAAGGACAAAGGCACGGGGCGGCAGTTCCGCGTGTTGAACGTCCACCTCGACAGCGGCCCCGGCATGGCTCCCGTGCGTGAAAAGCAGATCGCCATGGTGATGGAGGAGGCTGCGGTCTATCCGGCGGAGTTTTCGCAGATCCTCGCGGGTGACCTCAACTCCCGGGCCGCGGCCAGGGTCCATGAGATCATCCGTGCCGCAGGCTGGACGGACGCCCGCTTGCAGGCGCCGGGTCCGCCCGCGGAGGAAAGTTCCGCCCATGCCTTCGGTACTTCGGACAAAGGGAGCACCCCGATCGATTACATCTACACCCGCAACGCGAAGAAGGTGGCCTCCTGGGAAATCGTGAAGGATTCAAAGGAGGGCCGCTATCCCAGCGACCACTATTTCCTCTCCGCCGAACTGAAACTCTGA
- a CDS encoding FAD-dependent oxidoreductase → MSQNPTLIEEPARYLPVRAEYDVLIAGGGPSGLIAALAAAEDGLRVGLLESRSFLGGNMTIGLPVLGFLGQKGNQIIEGLPQKFIDRLKERNGASEHRPCPLHMGITLVEPEAVKTVALEMLTEAGVDVVFYTSVAGVVKEGDRIKGLITESKSGREVCLGKVVIDCTGDADVACRAGVPCEKGNGAGGMQPPTLMFCLAGVDTDELRMSIAGQSRTYLTDFIPAEYFGQNHQFIVVGLRELIAKAREERNLNIPNERTIIITGLREGEAWLNMTRVAGVDGTDARSLSMGEIEARRQIDDIFTYLKSYVPGFSKSYFTKTAPFLGIRETRRIVGKYVMTQEDVLGCRHFEDAIAVASYPIDIHRPGDEGCTLIWCGDCYDIPYRSLVPEGVENLLVAGRCISTTHEAMGAIRVMATCMAMGEAAGRAAKRAVRDGVAPSEIDVAALQAELREKGAYLRAYQETLVEAVQ, encoded by the coding sequence ATGTCACAGAACCCAACCCTGATCGAAGAGCCCGCCCGGTACCTGCCGGTGCGTGCGGAATATGATGTCCTCATCGCCGGTGGCGGTCCATCCGGCCTGATCGCCGCGCTCGCGGCGGCGGAGGACGGATTGCGCGTAGGACTCCTGGAAAGCCGCAGTTTTCTCGGAGGAAACATGACCATCGGCCTGCCGGTGCTCGGCTTCCTCGGCCAGAAGGGGAACCAGATCATCGAAGGACTGCCGCAGAAATTCATCGACCGTCTCAAGGAGCGGAATGGTGCGAGCGAGCACCGGCCCTGCCCGCTGCACATGGGCATCACCCTGGTCGAACCGGAGGCGGTGAAGACGGTGGCGCTGGAGATGCTCACGGAAGCGGGCGTGGATGTGGTGTTCTACACCTCCGTCGCTGGAGTGGTGAAGGAGGGGGACCGCATCAAGGGCCTGATCACCGAGAGCAAGAGCGGCCGCGAGGTGTGCTTGGGAAAGGTCGTCATCGACTGCACGGGGGACGCGGATGTGGCCTGCCGGGCCGGTGTTCCCTGCGAAAAGGGGAACGGTGCCGGAGGCATGCAGCCGCCCACCCTCATGTTCTGCCTGGCGGGCGTGGATACGGACGAGCTGCGCATGAGCATCGCGGGGCAATCCCGCACCTATCTCACGGACTTCATCCCGGCGGAATACTTCGGCCAGAACCACCAGTTCATTGTCGTGGGACTGCGCGAGCTGATCGCGAAAGCACGGGAGGAAAGGAACCTGAACATCCCGAACGAACGCACCATCATCATCACCGGCCTCCGTGAGGGAGAAGCATGGCTGAACATGACACGCGTGGCAGGTGTGGACGGGACGGACGCCCGCAGCCTCTCCATGGGCGAGATCGAGGCACGGCGGCAGATCGATGACATCTTCACCTATCTGAAAAGCTACGTCCCCGGTTTCTCGAAATCCTACTTCACGAAGACGGCCCCATTCCTCGGCATCCGGGAAACGCGGCGCATCGTCGGCAAGTATGTGATGACGCAGGAGGACGTGCTCGGCTGCCGTCATTTCGAGGACGCCATCGCTGTGGCCAGTTATCCCATCGACATCCACCGTCCCGGAGACGAGGGCTGCACTCTCATCTGGTGTGGTGATTGCTATGACATCCCATACCGTTCGCTGGTGCCGGAGGGTGTGGAGAACCTACTGGTGGCTGGCCGCTGCATTTCCACCACGCATGAGGCGATGGGGGCGATCCGCGTGATGGCGACATGCATGGCCATGGGTGAGGCCGCGGGCCGCGCCGCCAAGCGGGCGGTGCGTGATGGAGTTGCGCCATCGGAGATCGATGTCGCCGCCCTCCAGGCGGAGTTGCGTGAAAAGGGAGCCTACCTGCGCGCCTATCAGGAAACTCTTGTGGAGGCGGTTCAATGA
- a CDS encoding alkaline phosphatase, whose product MSVSRHHTSRRDFLRASVLAGAVFGADRSLSATATRKAAANLGSARNVILMVSDGMNHGTLSLSRQYQTLILRKEAHWNRLYREQPVVRCLSETFSANSCVTDSAAAASAWGGGRRVPNGVLNILADGTGVPPLHGKLRKAGRRTGLVTTATITHATPAGFAANVDSRADEALIARQYLDRRVDVLLGGGQKFFGDELRQEYTAAGYDVFDNRQALKRARHDALKPMLGIFSEGHHPFSIDRDHVPAIAGQVPTLAEMAQAALDRLRHAPDGFFLLVEGARIDHAGHANDAAASIHDQAAFDDAIGAVLAFIGENPDTLLIITTDHGCGGIQMNGVSAKADQGFAPGVYNASNACFDRMRGFTRSFEWMKQNGLGALSGPKLAAAIRQFTGIELDADQLKLAQGLKPGVGRAFQAHTGIGWTSGSHTGELVELCAYGPGSRDFPAFIRNFEVHDLILKALGIAV is encoded by the coding sequence ATGTCCGTTTCCCGCCATCATACTTCCCGTCGTGATTTCCTCCGTGCCTCGGTGCTTGCCGGTGCCGTCTTCGGCGCGGACAGATCCCTGTCCGCCACGGCAACCCGCAAGGCCGCCGCCAACCTGGGTTCCGCCCGCAACGTGATCCTCATGGTCAGCGACGGCATGAACCACGGCACCCTTTCCCTCTCCCGGCAGTACCAGACCCTCATCCTCCGGAAAGAGGCCCATTGGAACCGCCTGTACCGGGAGCAGCCTGTGGTGCGGTGCCTCTCGGAAACCTTTTCCGCCAACAGTTGTGTGACAGACTCCGCCGCCGCCGCCAGTGCCTGGGGTGGAGGCAGGCGTGTCCCCAACGGCGTCCTCAACATCCTCGCCGATGGCACCGGGGTTCCTCCCCTGCATGGGAAACTGCGGAAGGCCGGCCGCAGGACCGGTCTCGTCACCACGGCAACCATCACCCATGCCACTCCCGCCGGATTTGCGGCCAATGTGGACAGCCGTGCGGATGAAGCCCTCATCGCCCGGCAGTATCTCGACCGTCGTGTGGATGTGCTGCTCGGTGGAGGACAGAAATTCTTTGGCGATGAACTGCGCCAGGAATACACCGCCGCCGGCTATGACGTGTTCGACAACCGCCAGGCCCTGAAGCGCGCCAGGCATGACGCCCTGAAGCCCATGCTCGGCATCTTTTCGGAAGGCCATCATCCCTTCAGCATCGACCGCGACCATGTCCCCGCCATCGCCGGGCAGGTGCCCACGCTTGCCGAGATGGCCCAAGCCGCGCTCGACCGCCTCCGGCATGCCCCGGACGGCTTCTTCCTCTTGGTCGAGGGCGCCCGCATCGATCACGCCGGCCACGCGAACGACGCCGCCGCCTCCATCCACGACCAGGCCGCCTTTGACGACGCCATCGGAGCCGTGCTCGCCTTCATCGGGGAGAATCCCGACACCCTGCTCATCATCACCACGGACCACGGCTGCGGCGGCATCCAGATGAACGGAGTCAGCGCCAAGGCCGACCAGGGATTCGCTCCCGGCGTCTACAATGCCAGCAACGCCTGCTTCGACCGGATGCGCGGATTCACCCGCTCCTTCGAGTGGATGAAGCAGAACGGCCTGGGCGCCCTCAGCGGGCCGAAACTCGCTGCCGCCATCAGACAGTTCACCGGCATCGAGCTCGACGCCGACCAACTCAAGCTCGCCCAAGGGCTCAAGCCGGGCGTCGGCAGGGCCTTCCAGGCCCACACCGGCATTGGCTGGACCAGTGGCAGCCATACCGGGGAACTCGTCGAACTCTGTGCCTACGGTCCCGGCAGCCGGGATTTCCCCGCGTTCATCCGCAACTTCGAGGTCCACGATCTCATTCTCAAAGCCCTCGGTATCGCGGTGTGA